The following are from one region of the Silene latifolia isolate original U9 population chromosome 9, ASM4854445v1, whole genome shotgun sequence genome:
- the LOC141599951 gene encoding uncharacterized protein LOC141599951 has product MEIEEKSIAIQLNIPPIPIPPHQKVESTCTENEETRHVSHWRKQNLSLDIPSRKIDVARDSVKAKISTTPKRVNFALTPTMSDAKLYESPGPSSARGRSPFRNLLPKFGFLYRSSSDVEKAATELPCTTPREKNSIPRSTSLTKIFTPRIRRTSSLPVTPNEIPESTRCESTGGSLSSCGKEAQLLEARLHISRSLSDPLNKVRHLRRMDSYIRVIPSPRVKNLNLPSPSSVEPVNNENKETGGEDIPEEEAVCRICLVELGEGGETLKLECSCKGELALAHEECALKWFSIKGNKTCDVCKQEVQNLPVTLLRIQSIRAANVGTGRTERINLSDYRAWQEVPVLVIVSMLAYFCFLEQLLVAKMSTGAIALSLPFSCVLGLLSSMTSSTMVTKQFVWIYAAMQFILVVIFGHVFYSVVHLQAIISILLATFSGYGIAMSVSSIVVEFLRWRRRITQSRARRSSEATTVSSNQQQPNSEMASFSNHHQIDMENPETFSGS; this is encoded by the exons ATGGAGATTGAAGAGAAGTCCATAGCAATTCAACTTAATATCCCTCCTATTCCTATTCCTCCCCATCAAAAG GTTGAAAGTACTTGCACGGAAAATGAAGAGACCAGACATGTGAGCCACTGGCGAAAACAAAATCTGTCTCTTGACATTCCGTCAAGAAAAATTGACGTGGCTCGAGATTCTGTTAAGGCCAAAATATCTACTACACCAAAGAGGGTCAACTTTGCTTTGACACCAACAATGTCCGATGCAAAACTATATGAATCCCCTGGTCCGTCATCAGCAAGAGGGCGTTCGCCTTTCAGAAATCTTCTTCCAAAATTTGGCTTCCTTTATCGAAGTTCTTCAGATGTTGAGAAAGCTGCCACTGAACTTCCATGCACAACTCCTCGAGAGAAGAATTCTATACCAAGATCAACATCCCTGACTAAGATATTCACTCCTAGGATAAGGAGAACGTCATCTCTTCCGGTCACCCCGAATGAGATTCCTGAATCCACTCGTTGTGAAAGCACTGGCGGTTCACTATCTTCTTGT GGCAAGGAAGCTCAATTGCTGGAAGCCAGATTACACATTTCTCGTTCATTGTCAGATCCGCTCAATAAAGTGAGACACTTAAGGAGAATGGATTCTTATATTCGTGTAATACCGTCACCTCGAGTCAAGAATCTAAATCTGCCGAGTCCAAGTTCAGTTGAGCCTGTGAATAATG AAAATAAGGAAACTGGTGGTGAAGATATACCTGAAGAGGAAGCTGTGTGTAGAATATGTTTAGTTGAATTAGGAGAAGGTGGAGAAACGCTCAAGTTGGAATGCAGTTGCAAAGGTGAACTTGCTCTAGCACACGAAGAATGTGCTTTGAAATGGTTTAGTATCAAAGGGAACAAGACATGCGATGTCTGTAAACAGGAGGTTCAAAATCTACCTGTCACTCTTTTGCGCATCCAGAGTATTCGTGCGGCAAACGTTGGAACAGGTAGAACCGAAAGGATTAATCTAAGTGACTACAG GGCTTGGCAGGAAGTACCAGTCCTAGTTATTGTCAGTATGCTAGCCTACTTCTGTTTCTTGGAGCAGCTTCTG GTTGCTAAAATGTCAACAGGCGCAATTGCTCTTTCTCTTCCATTTTCTTGTGTGCTGGGTTTACTCTCGTCGATGACCTCATCAACTATGG TGACAAAGCAATTTGTCTGGATTTATGCGGCCATGCAGTTTATTCTGGTTGTCATCTTTGGACATGTTTTCTACTCGGTG GTGCATTTGCAAGCCATTATATCGATTCTCCTAGCAACTTTTAGTGGATATGGTATTGCCATGAGTGTTAGTTCTATTGTCGTAGAGTTCCTTCGGTGGAGAAGAAGAATCACACAATCACGTGCTCGGCGAAGTTCCGAAGCTACAACAGTGTCAAGCAACCAGCAACAACCAAATTCTGAAATGGCAAGTTTCTCGAATCATCATCAAATTGACATGGAAAATCCCGAAACATTTAGTGGTAGTTGA